A single genomic interval of Spinacia oleracea cultivar Varoflay chromosome 6, BTI_SOV_V1, whole genome shotgun sequence harbors:
- the LOC110797712 gene encoding uncharacterized protein, which translates to MGRKVGILRINPKKFGSLQKPCMKEMISLLNCLGLCHNNDEKCVRQKQLLGTCMEAQAGKNKKPWGSINYHLTRLNRGRK; encoded by the exons ATGGGGAGGAAGGTTGGCATATTAAGAATCAACCCGAAGAAGTTTGGCTCTTTGCAGAAGCCTTGCATGAAGGAAATGATATCATTACTTAATTGCTTAGGTCTCTGCCACAACAATGATGAAAAATGTGTTCGTCAAAAGCAACTTCTGGGCACATGCATGGAAGCTCAG GCGGGTAAGAATAAAAAGCCTTGGGGAAGCATCAACTATCACCTGACGAGGCTTAATAGGGGAAGGAAGTAG